One part of the uncultured Bacteroides sp. genome encodes these proteins:
- a CDS encoding glycosyl hydrolase family 28 protein, translated as MTSCHTSKTDFDIRDYGAKGDSITDNAEAIQEAIDDCNKSGGGRVIIPGDGVYMTGPITVASYVDLHLEANAKLLANPDEKVYNKSAFRDNKGEGMMWISGTNIVQFSISGKGKIDGNGVAFMGKELEDSYELKPVHEFDPRPHVLTLINGKDIRIKDVIIGNSAYWTVHLVGCNDVVVDGVSILNNLKIRNGDGIDVDHSKNVRISNCFIESGDDCICLKNRREYQDLGPCENILVTNCTMTSRSCAIKIGSENMDRISHVVVNNCIIRDSNRGIGIQNRDEGTVENVIFSNIEVDCKLFSNVWWGKSEAIYVTAYTRKAGDHKDAGWRFPKGMADYEVGAVTDISFNNIKCESENGVFLGAEAKDKIQNIYFDQVDLMICKRTNYEGGIYDKRPCKGDEFVKGKTYGFYLDNASNVNIRNSTVRWGDTRPSYFADTMFSQNIDGLQTVNLK; from the coding sequence ATGACATCCTGCCATACTAGCAAGACAGATTTTGATATTCGTGATTATGGAGCGAAAGGAGACAGTATAACAGATAATGCAGAAGCAATACAAGAAGCTATTGATGATTGTAATAAATCCGGGGGAGGCCGTGTTATTATTCCGGGTGACGGAGTTTATATGACTGGTCCGATTACCGTGGCATCTTATGTAGATCTGCATCTGGAAGCAAATGCTAAGTTATTGGCTAATCCGGACGAAAAAGTTTATAATAAGAGTGCTTTTCGCGATAATAAAGGCGAAGGTATGATGTGGATTAGTGGTACTAATATTGTGCAATTCTCTATCAGTGGAAAAGGTAAAATAGATGGTAATGGTGTTGCCTTTATGGGTAAGGAACTGGAAGATTCTTATGAATTGAAACCAGTACACGAATTCGATCCTCGTCCGCATGTACTTACTTTAATTAATGGCAAAGATATCCGCATCAAGGATGTTATTATTGGCAATTCGGCTTATTGGACAGTGCACCTTGTAGGTTGTAATGATGTTGTTGTTGATGGAGTAAGCATTTTGAATAACCTGAAAATCCGTAATGGAGATGGTATTGATGTAGATCACTCAAAGAATGTGCGCATTAGTAACTGTTTTATTGAATCAGGTGATGACTGTATCTGTCTCAAGAATCGTCGTGAATATCAGGACTTGGGACCATGCGAGAATATATTAGTAACCAATTGTACTATGACTTCCCGTTCATGCGCAATTAAAATAGGTTCTGAAAACATGGATCGTATCAGTCATGTAGTAGTGAATAACTGTATTATCAGAGATAGTAATCGTGGTATTGGTATTCAGAATCGCGATGAAGGTACAGTAGAAAATGTTATTTTCTCTAATATAGAAGTAGATTGTAAGCTCTTCTCAAATGTGTGGTGGGGAAAATCTGAAGCAATTTATGTAACTGCTTATACTCGTAAAGCAGGTGATCACAAAGATGCAGGATGGCGTTTTCCTAAAGGAATGGCCGACTATGAGGTAGGAGCTGTTACTGATATTAGTTTCAACAATATAAAGTGCGAGAGTGAAAATGGTGTATTCCTTGGCGCAGAAGCAAAAGATAAGATTCAGAATATCTATTTTGACCAGGTAGATTTGATGATTTGCAAGCGTACCAACTACGAAGGTGGCATTTATGACAAGCGTCCATGTAAAGGCGATGAATTTGTGAAAGGAAAAACATACGGATTCTATCTTGATAATGCATCAAATGTAAATATCCGCAATTCAACAGTACGTTGGGGAGACACCCGTCCGTCTTATTTTGCCGACACAATGTTTAGTCAGAATATAGATGGTTTGCAAACTGTTAATCTGAAGTAA
- a CDS encoding glycosyl hydrolase family 28 protein yields the protein MRKYICIIISLLFTIPIWARDYNIVTQGKAVADGKTLNTKVIQQAIDLLGKKGGGRIIFPKGIYLTGCLQLKSGIELYIEKDAVLLGSTNPDDYYPLNKADNTTEKSDNSKLALILGHKLKNIAFSGEGTIDGQGLALALNIDSLHNAGVRIDPNYNVRRMRPNETARPKLFFLSECENISVTGLHLMNSACWGVTFDLCSGLSIDQVSMTNRAYWNNDGFDITDCRRVKITRCNVNSADDGICLKSYHPNACNDSIYIADCEVRSSASAIKFGTASWGGFKNITIDNIRVYDTFRSAIAIESVDGGDIENVNVSRITAKNTGNAIFIRLGHRAGERVGTVKNISIKDMNVEIPFGRPDINYDLRGPEVDFFHNPFPSSIVGIPGHYIEGVHLENIEITCPGRATKGMAYIPLNRLNQVPEQIDKYPEFSMFGELPSWGFYIRHAKDITLKNVRLKLAEPDYRPAIIMDDVKGESLEQVFFPLDKKEQIIKVNN from the coding sequence ACAAAAGTTATTCAGCAAGCAATAGACCTGCTTGGCAAAAAAGGAGGCGGAAGGATTATTTTTCCGAAAGGTATCTATCTCACCGGCTGTTTGCAATTAAAATCGGGCATTGAGTTGTATATCGAAAAAGATGCAGTTTTACTGGGAAGTACAAATCCTGACGATTATTACCCATTAAATAAAGCTGATAATACAACAGAAAAAAGTGATAACTCAAAGCTGGCTTTAATTCTTGGGCACAAGCTAAAAAACATAGCTTTCAGTGGTGAAGGAACAATAGATGGTCAGGGACTGGCTTTAGCTTTGAATATAGATAGTTTACATAATGCCGGAGTGCGCATAGATCCAAATTATAATGTTCGAAGAATGCGTCCTAATGAAACTGCCCGTCCAAAACTGTTTTTCCTGTCAGAGTGCGAGAATATATCAGTTACAGGATTGCATCTTATGAACAGTGCTTGTTGGGGTGTTACGTTTGATCTTTGTTCCGGTTTATCAATAGATCAGGTTTCAATGACAAACAGAGCATATTGGAATAATGATGGCTTTGATATTACAGATTGTCGTAGAGTAAAGATTACTCGTTGCAACGTGAATTCTGCTGACGATGGTATTTGCTTAAAATCCTACCATCCTAATGCCTGTAACGATAGCATCTATATTGCCGATTGTGAGGTGCGTAGCAGTGCAAGTGCAATTAAGTTTGGAACAGCTTCCTGGGGAGGTTTTAAGAATATTACTATTGATAACATTCGTGTATACGATACCTTTCGTTCGGCTATTGCTATTGAGTCTGTAGATGGAGGTGATATTGAAAATGTTAATGTAAGCCGGATTACGGCCAAGAATACAGGTAATGCAATCTTTATCCGTTTGGGGCATAGAGCAGGCGAACGTGTTGGAACGGTTAAGAATATATCTATAAAAGATATGAATGTGGAAATTCCCTTTGGCAGACCAGATATTAACTATGATCTGCGGGGACCGGAAGTAGATTTCTTCCACAATCCATTTCCTTCGTCTATTGTGGGTATACCTGGGCATTACATAGAAGGAGTGCATCTTGAAAATATTGAAATAACTTGTCCGGGAAGAGCAACCAAAGGAATGGCTTATATACCGTTGAACCGTTTGAATCAGGTTCCCGAACAGATAGATAAATATCCGGAGTTCAGTATGTTTGGTGAGCTACCTTCTTGGGGATTCTATATTCGTCATGCAAAGGATATTACATTGAAGAATGTGAGATTGAAGTTGGCTGAACCTGATTATCGTCCGGCAATTATTATGGACGATGTGAAAGGCGAATCACTTGAACAAGTATTTTTTCCATTAGATAAAAAAGAACAAATTATAAAAGTTAACAACTAA